In Meleagris gallopavo isolate NT-WF06-2002-E0010 breed Aviagen turkey brand Nicholas breeding stock chromosome 2, Turkey_5.1, whole genome shotgun sequence, the following are encoded in one genomic region:
- the LOC104909796 gene encoding lethal(3)malignant brain tumor-like protein 3 has product MNESASSGNGQEFDVFSVMDWKDGIGTLPGSDLKFRVNEFGALEVITDENEMESVKKAMATTTWMVPTAQEAFSEKTGISTKLKETAKMDGLVFCENCYHYGTVEEFVPEGKFCSQKCAQQVKNKEPKEEKPSMECNGEDESKVIRKRKTKLPLKEESRDNEEKKENPDETEDKSEGRILRVSQRARRKRKGEITVLKQTVSSKGKQVWCWASYLEEEKAIAVPTKLFKEV; this is encoded by the exons ATGAATGAATCTGCCTCCAGTGGAAATGGCCAGGAGTTTGATGTATTTAGTGTTATGGACTGGAAGGATGGCATAGGTACATTGCCAGGAAGTGACCTGAAG TTTAGAGTGAATGAATTTGGAGCCCTGGAGGTGATTACAGATGAAAATGAGATGGAAAGTGTTAAAAAAGCTATGGCTACCACCACCTGGATGGTTCCAACTGCTCAAGAAG ccttttcagaaaagacagggatctccacAAAGTTGAAGGAAACTGCAAAAATGGATGGActtgttttctgtgaaaactgTTACCACTATGGTACTGTAGAAGAATTTGTTCCTGAAGGGAAATTTTGCAGCCAAAAATGTGCCCAGCAAGTAAAAAACAA AGaaccaaaggaagaaaagcccAGCATGGAATGCAATGGGGAAGATGAATCCAAAGTCATTcggaaaagaaaaacaaaattacctCTCAAAGAAGAGTCCAGGGATaatgaggagaagaaagagaatcCCGATGAAACT gAGGATAAATCTGAAGGCAGAATTTTAAGAGTCTCACAGAgagccagaagaaaaagaaaaggggaaataacAGTTTTGAAACAAA CTGTATCCTCTAAAGGGAAGCAAGTGTGGTGTTGGGCATCCTATCTAGAGGAAGAAAAGGCTATTGCAGTACCTACTAAGCTTTTTAAAGAGGTATGA
- the LOC100543818 gene encoding lethal(3)malignant brain tumor-like protein 3 — translation MKLEGVDPEHQSIYCVLTVAEVCGYRIRLHFDGYPDCYDFWVNADSSDIHPVGWCEKTGHKLHPPKGYKEEEFNWPSYLKACKAQAAPKSLFENQNATVIPSGFRVGMKLEAVDKKNPTFVCVATVTDMVDNRFLVHFDNWDESYDYWCEAASPHIHPVGWCKEHKRTLITPPDYPHAKHFSWEKYLEETSSLPAPARAFKVKPSHGFQKNMKLEVVDKRNPVFIRVATIVDTDDYRIKVSFSILQYHLTSVPN, via the exons ATGAAGCTGGAGGGTGTGGATCCTGAGCACCAGTCAATCTACTGTGTTCTCACTGTGGCTGAG GTTTGTGGCTATAGAATACGACTTCACTTTGATGGATACCCAGACTGTTACGACTTCTGGGTGAATGCTGATTCTTCAGACATTCATCCTGTTGGATGGTGTGAAAAAACAGGTCACAAGCTTCATCCTCCCAAAG GATATAAAGAAGAAGAATTCAACTGGCCTTCATACCTAAAGGCGTGCAAGGCTCAAGCTGCTCCTAAATCTCTGTTTGAAAACCAGAATGCA ACAGTGATTCCATCGGGATTTCGAGTAGGGATGAAGCTGGAAGCCGTAGACAAAAAGAACCCTACATTCGTTTGTGTTGCTACGGTAACAGACATGGTGGACAATCGTTTTCTGGTTCATTTTGACAACTGGGATGAGAGTTACGACTACTG gTGTGAGGCAGCTAGCCCACATATTCATCCTGTTGGGTGGTGTAAAGAACATAAAAGAACTCTTATCACCCCACCAG ACTACCCACATGCTAAGCATTTTTCTTGGGAGAAGTATTTGGAAGAAACCAGCTCATTACCTGCACCTGCAAGGGCTTTTAAAGTG aaacCTTCTCATGGCTTCCAGAAAAACATGAAACTTGAAGTGGTCGACAAGAGAAATCCAGTATTTATCAGAGTAGCAACTATTGTAGATACTGATGACTATAGAATAAAAGTAAGTTTCTCTATCTTACAGTACCACCTCACTTCAGTTCCTAATTAG